In a single window of the Eshraghiella crossota genome:
- the rplD gene encoding 50S ribosomal protein L4, producing the protein MAKVSVYNIEGKVVGDMELNDAVFGVEVNTHLVHQAVVLQLANKRQGTQSAKTRSEVSGGGRKPWRQKGTGHARQGSTRSPQWTGGGIVFAPKPRDYSFKMNKKEKNLALKSVLTTKVAENKFIVVDGLSFDEIKTKNMVNVLKNLEVKKALVVTDDDNKNVTLSSRNIPGVKTAFTNTINVYDILKYDKMVVAKDVISKIEEVYA; encoded by the coding sequence ATGGCAAAAGTATCTGTTTACAATATTGAAGGCAAAGTAGTTGGAGATATGGAACTTAACGATGCTGTATTCGGTGTTGAAGTTAATACTCACCTTGTACATCAGGCAGTTGTACTCCAGCTTGCTAATAAGAGACAGGGCACTCAGAGTGCAAAGACCCGTTCAGAAGTCAGCGGTGGCGGAAGAAAGCCATGGAGACAGAAGGGAACAGGTCATGCAAGACAGGGTTCTACAAGATCTCCACAGTGGACAGGTGGCGGAATTGTATTCGCACCAAAGCCAAGAGATTATTCTTTCAAGATGAACAAGAAAGAAAAGAATCTTGCTCTTAAATCAGTTCTTACTACTAAAGTAGCTGAGAATAAATTCATCGTAGTTGACGGACTCAGCTTTGATGAAATCAAGACAAAGAATATGGTAAATGTTTTAAAGAATCTTGAAGTTAAGAAAGCATTAGTAGTAACTGATGATGACAACAAGAATGTAACATTATCATCAAGAAATATTCCTGGTGTTAAGACAGCATTTACTAACACAATTAATGTTTACGACATCTTAAAATATGACAAGATGGTTGTAGCTAAGGATGTAATCTCAAAGATTGAGGAGGTGTATGCATAA
- the rplC gene encoding 50S ribosomal protein L3 gives MKKAILATKIGMTQIFNEDGVLVPVTVLQAGPCVVTQVKTVENDGYAAVQVGFVDKKEKIVNVDKNGSKEIRNRHGVTKAEKGHFDKAGVSYKRYVREFRFENAADYTVADEIKADIFAAGDKLDATAIAKGKGFQGAIKRHGQHRGPMAHGSKFHRHQGSNGSSSDPSRVFKGKGMPGHMGAKKITVQNLEIVKVDVENNLILVKGAVPGPKKSLVTLKETVKSGK, from the coding sequence ATGAAGAAAGCAATTTTAGCTACAAAAATTGGAATGACCCAGATCTTCAACGAAGACGGAGTTCTTGTTCCAGTAACTGTATTGCAGGCCGGACCTTGTGTAGTAACACAGGTTAAGACAGTTGAGAATGATGGCTATGCAGCAGTTCAGGTTGGTTTTGTTGACAAGAAAGAAAAAATCGTTAATGTTGACAAAAACGGCAGCAAAGAAATCAGAAACAGACATGGAGTAACAAAGGCTGAAAAAGGTCACTTTGACAAGGCTGGAGTATCTTACAAGAGATATGTAAGAGAATTCAGATTTGAAAATGCAGCTGATTATACAGTAGCAGACGAAATCAAAGCTGACATCTTCGCAGCAGGCGATAAGCTTGATGCAACAGCAATTGCAAAGGGAAAAGGTTTCCAGGGCGCAATTAAGAGACATGGTCAGCACAGAGGACCTATGGCTCATGGTTCTAAATTCCATCGTCATCAGGGTTCAAACGGTTCTTCATCAGATCCAAGCCGTGTATTCAAAGGAAAAGGAATGCCTGGTCATATGGGCGCTAAGAAGATTACAGTTCAGAATCTTGAAATAGTAAAAGTTGACGTAGAGAATAACTTAATCTTAGTAAAAGGTGCAGTACCTGGACCTAAGAAATCTTTAGTAACATTAAAAGAGACAGTAAAATCCGGTAAGTAA
- the rpsJ gene encoding 30S ribosomal protein S10, producing MASQVMRITLKAYDHQMVDQSAKKIIETVKKTGSQVSGPVPLPTKKEVVTILRAVHKYKDSREQFEQRTHKRLIDIIEPSQKTRDALTRLEMPAGVYIDIKMKNK from the coding sequence ATGGCAAGTCAAGTAATGAGAATTACACTTAAAGCTTACGATCATCAGATGGTTGATCAGTCAGCTAAGAAAATTATCGAGACTGTTAAGAAGACAGGATCTCAGGTGAGTGGTCCGGTACCTCTTCCAACTAAGAAGGAAGTAGTTACAATTCTCAGAGCTGTTCATAAGTACAAAGATTCAAGAGAACAGTTTGAGCAGAGAACACATAAGAGATTAATCGATATCATCGAGCCATCACAGAAGACAAGAGATGCATTAACAAGATTAGAAATGCCAGCCGGTGTTTACATCGACATCAAAATGAAAAACAAATAA
- a CDS encoding class I SAM-dependent methyltransferase, with protein MWIADKWKDYEVIDTSSGEKLERWGDYILVRPDPQVIWNTDKNDSRWKKHNGHYHRSNKGGGEWEFFNLPEQWSINYRELEFNLKPFSFKHTGLFPEQAVNWDWFSDKIKNAGRPVKVLNLFAYTGGATLAAAAAGASVTHVDASKGMVMWAKENAASSGLSEAPIRWLVDDCVKFVEREIRRGNHYDGIIMDPPSYGRGPKGEIWKIEESIFPFVELCEKLLSDDPLFFLINSYTTGLAPAVLTYMIGTAICKNHGGHVESDEIGLPVTSTGLVLPCGASGRWCR; from the coding sequence ATGTGGATAGCAGATAAATGGAAAGATTACGAAGTCATTGATACCTCATCGGGAGAGAAACTTGAGAGGTGGGGGGATTACATTCTCGTCCGTCCCGACCCTCAGGTAATATGGAACACTGACAAGAACGATAGCAGATGGAAAAAACATAACGGACATTACCACCGCAGTAATAAGGGCGGGGGCGAATGGGAATTTTTTAACCTTCCCGAACAATGGTCCATTAATTACAGGGAACTGGAATTTAACCTCAAGCCTTTTTCTTTTAAACACACAGGGCTTTTCCCTGAGCAGGCTGTAAACTGGGACTGGTTTTCTGATAAAATCAAGAATGCCGGAAGGCCTGTTAAGGTGCTTAACCTTTTTGCATATACGGGAGGTGCCACACTTGCTGCTGCCGCTGCCGGTGCAAGCGTAACCCATGTTGACGCTTCCAAGGGCATGGTTATGTGGGCAAAAGAAAATGCCGCATCCTCAGGACTTTCAGAAGCTCCGATACGCTGGCTTGTGGATGACTGTGTGAAATTTGTTGAGCGTGAAATCCGCCGGGGCAACCACTATGACGGAATTATTATGGATCCGCCTTCTTATGGAAGAGGACCTAAGGGTGAGATATGGAAAATTGAAGAAAGTATTTTCCCATTCGTTGAACTATGTGAAAAGCTTTTATCGGATGACCCGCTTTTCTTCCTTATTAATTCATATACAACCGGACTTGCACCCGCAGTTCTTACTTATATGATAGGAACCGCAATCTGTAAAAACCACGGCGGTCATGTTGAATCCGACGAAATCGGACTTCCTGTAACATCAACGGGACTTGTGCTGCCTTGTGGTGCAAGCGGAAGATGGTGCAGATAA
- a CDS encoding glycosyltransferase family 2 protein, which translates to MSRINHLLVLCAYKESEYLEECLLSLLNQTVTADIVICTSTPNDFIDKIAAKYGIKVISHQDGNRAQHNFNYALRNFKADYITLCHQDDVYEPWYVENIKKRMKPGKDIILFTDYYEIRKEGKVYKNKLLKIKRLMNIGFKMSKSSRFIRNRVLSLGNPICCPSVTFAMDKCEGFQFSHDFKNSFDWDAWSRLARKKGRFVYIGEPLVGHRIHAESGTTENIADNSRYNDDIRIYRRYWPKCIADFLMKKYAKGMDSNN; encoded by the coding sequence ATGAGCAGAATTAACCATCTTTTGGTACTTTGTGCATACAAAGAAAGCGAGTATCTTGAGGAATGTCTTTTGTCATTGCTTAACCAGACTGTTACAGCAGATATTGTGATATGCACATCCACACCTAATGATTTTATTGACAAAATAGCAGCTAAATACGGCATAAAGGTAATTTCCCATCAAGACGGAAACAGGGCACAGCATAATTTCAATTATGCCCTCAGAAATTTCAAAGCCGATTATATTACTCTCTGTCATCAGGATGATGTGTATGAACCCTGGTATGTGGAAAATATAAAGAAGCGCATGAAACCCGGCAAGGACATTATTCTGTTTACCGATTATTATGAGATAAGAAAAGAAGGCAAAGTATACAAGAATAAGCTGTTAAAAATAAAACGTCTTATGAATATCGGTTTTAAGATGTCAAAGAGCAGCCGTTTCATCAGAAACCGGGTACTGTCACTGGGTAATCCAATATGCTGTCCTTCCGTGACCTTTGCAATGGATAAATGTGAGGGTTTCCAGTTCAGCCATGACTTTAAAAATTCTTTTGACTGGGACGCATGGTCAAGGCTTGCAAGAAAAAAGGGCCGGTTCGTATATATCGGTGAACCTCTTGTAGGACATAGAATACATGCGGAATCGGGAACAACTGAAAATATTGCGGACAACAGCAGATACAATGATGATATAAGAATATACAGAAGATACTGGCCAAAATGCATTGCAGATTTTCTTATGAAAAAATATGCAAAAGGAATGGACAGCAATAATTAA
- a CDS encoding DUF2304 domain-containing protein: MSTRIQIIILAALVLVFALMIFHINKKKLDFKFCLPWMLFILVCIILTCFPVILDRVAWLVGIASPMNMLFICGFCIALFIIYVLTVAISKHSATITLLTQRVAILEKELEEKEKKDEQN, translated from the coding sequence ATGAGTACCAGAATACAGATTATAATACTTGCAGCATTAGTTCTTGTTTTTGCACTTATGATATTTCATATAAATAAGAAAAAACTGGATTTTAAATTCTGCCTTCCGTGGATGCTTTTTATACTGGTATGTATAATACTTACCTGTTTCCCTGTAATTCTTGACAGGGTTGCGTGGTTAGTGGGAATTGCCTCTCCTATGAATATGCTTTTTATATGCGGCTTTTGCATTGCATTGTTTATAATATATGTACTGACTGTGGCAATAAGCAAACATTCAGCGACTATCACACTTTTGACACAAAGAGTAGCAATTCTTGAAAAAGAACTTGAGGAGAAGGAGAAGAAGGATGAGCAGAATTAA